Genomic segment of Paenibacillus sp. FSL R5-0623:
CAGTTCATGCCAAACTGGAACTCTTGCAAAATACCTGTGACTACCCCGACGGCAAAGTTAATCAAGAACAGCTTGCCCCAGAACTTGGCCATCGTTTTGTAGATCTCCTTACCCTTAACAACGTACAACGTCTCCATGATCGCAACCAACAGTACAAGACCGATGGATAGCGGCACAAAAAAGAAATGGAAAATCGTTGTAAGTGCATATTGGATACGCGATAACATAATCGGATCCATACCGTTACCCCTTCTTTCTGTTCACTTCGCAGTATGCGTATTTGGCATTGAAGCTGCACCTTCGCTGTCTGTCCGCCAAATACGTTGATGAACGTATTGTGCCAGATTACCTATTTTCTACATGTGAGAATTATCACAATCTTCGTCTCTAGCGCAAAAAAAAGTGATCCTGGTCACATAAAAGATAAAATTCAGCCTATTATCACAGCTTGCCAACTGCATCTATTCATGGAAGATACTCATGTTTGGGACGGAATGCCCATATGTTAGTCTCAGGCATATCATGCGAAGTACCGTGAGGGCTTTACATATGAAGTGAAAACATGAAGTACATGCAGAGTGAATGACGCACCATATTACAGTCAAGGTGAGGTGAACGATTCATGGAAAAACCTGCGCCATTACCAGGTGAAGACTCCGAAGTCAGCCTGGATAAGGCCAGTACAACACAGTCCCCGGTCCGATATGTTCTCTTCCCTTGCAAAGGGGGCTGGTCATCCTTTCCCTATCCCGATATTGCTGCACTGCTGTCGATCGAGGGAGAGGTCTACTACGTCAGCAGCCTGACGCAAACAGAAGATGTACCTCCAGTCATTACCGTCATCTCCCTCCCTGAAGCCGAGCAGCTATTGCTGAAACCTCGCACCGTAGCCGTAGTCGCCCATCCCTACTGGCTAATAGCTACGGCTTCGCTGGAGCCTGAGCTATGTATTGCCCTGCTCCCTGAGCCTGCTGGAAACGAAGCAGAATCTCCGCTATGGGAGAGCAGTATTTCCAAACTGGTCGGCATCGCCGATCTGGTCGGCACATCCTCCGAAACACGTTATATGAAGCTGCTTTTCCAAGGCGTACGTGCCATCTGGCTGGGCGGCGAAGACCCTGCACCTGCGGGGACGATGCAAAAAGATGATCTCGAAGTCCCTCTCCGGGACTACGAACTGTTCTTCCTGCATGCGCTGCGGCAGATCCTGTCAGGCACTCCGGATAGCGTCACCCTGCTTCAATGCAGTGTACGTGCCGACTTCTACCGACAGCTCCGAGCCAAAGCAGGTGCACATGAGACGATATCCTTTTTGCTGGCAGCCTATGAGTACTTGCTTGAAGATCCGCGGGCCGTCCATTCGTTGCAAGAGTCCTTCACCCATGCGGTCATGAATGGTCGCAGTGATTGTGTAATCTCCCATTATCGATTCCTGTCTGCCATTCATGCCCGGGCCGGACAGTTGGAGGACGCCCTGCGGGTGTACGGAATTAGTGCAGCAGATGAACAAGAACGGCATCATTATGAACAGTTATGTCGCTGGCTGGAGGCGGGAGAAGATCAGCTTGTACGAGCGGAACTACTGCGTATGAACGATGATTACGGGAATGCCCTGCGTATCCTGGACGAACTTGGCGGAGAAACCGCGAGACATTGGAAATTCCGCATCTTCCATGAGACTGGACGTGTGGAAGAGGCACTGGCTCTGGTGCATGCAGTCGATATTCAGAATGATGCCAGTCGCCTGGATTATCAGCAATTATCCGGCAGTGCGCTGGCACTGCGAGGGGAACGACACGGGGCAGTCCGACATTTCCTTGAGACAGCACTGGAGGATGAAGATGCGCTGGCCCGGATTGTCGAGCTGGAGCTGTTGGATCTTGCTGTACAGCAATTGCTTGGGGAGGTGCCATGATGCTGGACCCGAAGAAGCGTAGACAACAGTTGAATGGGCCAATGGTGCACAGGGATATCCGAACCGAACCCACTTACACGCCAACCGAAACAGCTGATCGAACACATACAGACGCATTGGAAAATGGAGATCACACGCCGGATCATGCGCAACCAACGCAGGACACCCGAAGCCAAGTGCATCACTGGGGCGACACACAAGGTCAGGAAGAACAGAATGCTGCTATAACACAAGAGGAAACAAGTGTATTCAAAGAGCCCTTCTCCATTCGTCGGGTTCGCAAAAGCAAAGGCAACAAGCTCACCGCCATGCTCCAGGTTCGCAATGAGCGTGGCCGATACCTGGAAGAAGTATTGCATGATCTGAGTGAGTTCGTGGATGAGATCGTGATTGTGGACGATGCCAGCACAGACGGAACCCCGGACATATGCAAAGCCTATCCAAAGGTAGTCCGTCTGGAGGTATTGGAGAAACCGCTGTTCGCCGAGGAATGGCGGCTTCGCAACACCTTATGGCAAGCGGCGGCGGGAACACGTCCCGACTGGTTGCTCTCCGTTGATGCGGATGAGCTGTACAGCTCAGAGGCCAAGAAAGCCATACGCACTCTGATTAATCAGGAGTATGCAGACTGGTTTGCATTCCGTTTCTACGACATGTGGGGTGGCCGGACCCACTACCGGGAAGATGATCTCTGGTGTCTGCATAAGCGGCATACCGCTTCACTTGTACGTTATATGCCTGGATATCCTTATTTTTATCCACAACAGAATCATCATGTTCCCCGTCTTCCCTTGTCCTGCACTGTATTGCCTGGAGTCAGCACGGAATTGAAGGTTCAGCATCTCGGTTGGGCAGGCAGTCTGGAGGACCGGGTTCGTAAATATTTGCGTTACAAACGTATTGATCCTAGCGGTGAGTGGGGTAATCTCGCACATTACGAGTCTATTCTCGATCCGGAACCTCGGCTGATTCCCTGGAAGGAGGGACCGTGAGATGGGCGTGGTGAGTATTCTGACACATAGTTTCACCGACGGGTACAACCGGGAATTCGGTCGTGTATTTGGTGGTGGACTGGAGCGATATATTCTGGATCTGTGCAGTGTCATCCGAGGACTCGGGCATATTCCCGAGGTTCATCAGCTGTCCTATTTTGAAGCATTCCAGACTCGGACGGAGCAGATTGACGTATTTGGTTATTCGTACGACATGGATAATGTACCGGAAGCCTTTGACCGGATGGCAGCAGCAGCGCGCGGCC
This window contains:
- a CDS encoding glycosyltransferase; protein product: MMLDPKKRRQQLNGPMVHRDIRTEPTYTPTETADRTHTDALENGDHTPDHAQPTQDTRSQVHHWGDTQGQEEQNAAITQEETSVFKEPFSIRRVRKSKGNKLTAMLQVRNERGRYLEEVLHDLSEFVDEIVIVDDASTDGTPDICKAYPKVVRLEVLEKPLFAEEWRLRNTLWQAAAGTRPDWLLSVDADELYSSEAKKAIRTLINQEYADWFAFRFYDMWGGRTHYREDDLWCLHKRHTASLVRYMPGYPYFYPQQNHHVPRLPLSCTVLPGVSTELKVQHLGWAGSLEDRVRKYLRYKRIDPSGEWGNLAHYESILDPEPRLIPWKEGP